In Paenibacillus sp. G2S3, a single window of DNA contains:
- a CDS encoding ABC transporter permease subunit, with protein sequence MKNKKDQTAFHLMMAPGMIFLIIFSFIPMFGIIMAFQNYVPAKGMSGSSWVGLDNFKFMLQIPDSKQIFSNTIVIALWKIIVGTFTSIVFALLLNEIRVKFAKRFIQTVVYLPNFLSWAILATVVMNIFSYEGPVNAMLSWFGIDPVLFMASNTWFRPMLVLTDVWKGFGYGSIIYLASLTSIDPGLYEAGSIDGANRFKKLWHITLPGLMPTILLVTTLNLPNVLNAGFDQIFNLYNPLVYESSDIIDTYVYRVGLVERQYSLGTAVGLLRSVVGIVLILSANKLAQKLTDYRIF encoded by the coding sequence ATGAAAAATAAAAAAGATCAGACAGCATTCCATCTCATGATGGCGCCAGGCATGATTTTCCTAATTATCTTTTCGTTTATTCCAATGTTCGGTATTATAATGGCTTTTCAAAATTATGTTCCGGCTAAGGGAATGAGTGGTTCATCCTGGGTAGGTCTTGATAATTTCAAATTTATGCTCCAAATTCCGGACAGCAAACAGATTTTCAGTAATACGATCGTTATCGCATTATGGAAAATTATTGTGGGTACTTTTACATCCATCGTGTTTGCCCTGTTATTAAATGAAATTCGGGTAAAGTTTGCTAAGCGATTCATACAGACGGTTGTTTATCTTCCGAACTTCTTGTCATGGGCGATCTTGGCTACTGTGGTCATGAACATCTTCTCATATGAAGGTCCTGTTAATGCCATGTTAAGTTGGTTTGGGATTGACCCGGTCTTGTTTATGGCCAGCAATACCTGGTTTAGACCGATGCTAGTATTAACAGATGTCTGGAAAGGTTTTGGGTACGGTTCAATCATCTACCTAGCTTCCCTGACATCCATTGATCCAGGACTTTATGAGGCAGGTTCCATTGATGGCGCCAATCGGTTTAAGAAACTGTGGCACATCACGTTGCCAGGCTTAATGCCAACCATTTTGTTGGTTACAACCTTGAACTTGCCGAATGTATTGAATGCTGGTTTTGATCAGATCTTCAATCTGTATAATCCTTTGGTGTATGAATCTTCGGATATTATTGATACCTACGTTTATCGGGTGGGTCTGGTAGAAAGACAATACAGCTTAGGTACAGCAGTTGGCCTATTACGGTCAGTCGTTGGTATCGTATTGATTCTTTCTGCGAATAAACTGGCCCAAAAACTTACGGATTATCGTATTTTCTAA
- a CDS encoding sensor histidine kinase — MQLWRTLKQNIRDLRFQTKIMLSFMLISMIPVIVLGSFCYQEAKSSLIKQSKSDLKAALNQGALALNSHLDVYNKLMNFLSFDQQIINSANHTYTSMYEMYDQLTNVIDQDFNTARYLNTGVEQITLYTGTNLLAHGSTVRSLNDIKQKYWYEMLMKSVDVLWFTDNKEIFAVRRIINTKQKDPKENVLYARVNYNSLFKPFEALLSQGSEILVRDADGKSIYASPGIEGYISSNNTDSLDTLHWKDTKYTVLHSEVPITGWTVMLCKPTKMITNSAWKILSTVGLVIVACIAAVAITANLFSRKFNSQIKRLRNNMRTVEEGALEVTVTSTSKDEIGDLIRGFGNMVDKTKMLIDKVYIEEISRKEYEMKALQAQINPHFLYNALSLINWRAIRIHATDISEMAQLLSTFYRTTLNKGNNIISVSDELLNVQSYIQIQLNMHSNNFEVEYQIDEAIFSYYMPNLMLQPLIENAIIHGIENREEEGSKITLSGEMVEECIIFKVKDNGVGIPQERLNLLLKSQSIGYGLKNVNDRAMLMYGPEYGLSITSIVGLGTEVTFRFPFKRYEGSPDL; from the coding sequence ATGCAACTTTGGCGGACACTTAAGCAAAATATTCGTGACTTGAGGTTTCAAACCAAGATCATGCTTTCATTTATGTTAATCAGTATGATTCCTGTTATTGTATTGGGGAGCTTCTGCTATCAAGAAGCCAAATCATCCCTCATTAAGCAATCCAAATCTGATTTAAAAGCAGCCTTAAATCAAGGCGCTTTAGCTTTAAATAGTCATCTGGATGTCTACAATAAACTCATGAACTTCTTGAGTTTTGATCAACAAATTATTAATTCAGCCAATCATACCTATACAAGTATGTATGAAATGTATGATCAGTTAACCAATGTGATTGACCAAGATTTCAATACGGCACGTTATCTAAATACAGGTGTCGAACAAATAACATTGTATACAGGAACCAATCTTTTGGCACACGGCAGTACCGTCAGATCCCTGAATGATATTAAACAGAAATATTGGTACGAGATGTTGATGAAGTCAGTCGATGTCCTGTGGTTTACAGATAACAAGGAGATCTTTGCTGTTCGACGCATTATTAATACGAAACAGAAAGATCCTAAAGAAAATGTGCTGTATGCACGTGTGAATTACAATTCGCTATTCAAACCTTTTGAAGCCTTACTCTCTCAAGGTTCAGAGATTCTCGTCAGAGACGCTGATGGAAAGTCGATCTATGCCTCACCTGGTATTGAAGGATATATTTCTTCCAATAACACAGACAGCTTGGATACGCTACATTGGAAAGATACGAAATACACTGTATTACATTCTGAAGTTCCAATAACAGGCTGGACAGTTATGTTATGCAAACCTACAAAGATGATTACGAATTCTGCTTGGAAAATCCTTTCGACAGTTGGGCTTGTTATTGTTGCCTGCATTGCTGCCGTTGCTATAACTGCCAATCTATTCTCTCGAAAGTTCAATTCGCAAATTAAGCGTCTGCGCAATAATATGCGCACCGTAGAAGAGGGGGCACTGGAAGTTACAGTCACCAGCACATCGAAAGATGAGATTGGGGATTTAATCAGAGGCTTTGGCAACATGGTCGACAAGACTAAAATGTTAATCGATAAGGTATATATTGAGGAAATTTCACGAAAAGAATATGAAATGAAAGCTCTACAGGCTCAGATTAATCCTCATTTTCTATATAATGCTCTTTCGCTTATCAATTGGAGAGCCATTCGAATCCATGCAACAGATATTAGTGAAATGGCGCAGCTTCTATCCACGTTCTATCGGACTACGCTGAATAAAGGGAATAATATTATTTCTGTTTCGGATGAACTATTGAATGTACAATCTTATATACAGATTCAGCTGAACATGCATAGCAACAACTTTGAGGTAGAATATCAGATCGATGAGGCCATTTTCTCTTATTACATGCCTAACCTGATGCTTCAGCCTCTGATTGAGAATGCTATTATTCATGGTATCGAGAATAGAGAAGAAGAAGGCAGTAAAATTACTCTATCTGGAGAAATGGTGGAAGAGTGTATCATTTTCAAAGTAAAGGATAATGGCGTTGGCATCCCACAAGAACGACTCAATCTACTGCTTAAATCCCAGTCTATAGGCTATGGACTCAAAAATGTAAATGACCGGGCAATGCTAATGTACGGACCAGAATACGGCTTATCCATTACCAGTATTGTAGGACTGGGAACGGAAGTTACATTTCGATTTCCATTCAAAAGATACGAAGGTAGCCCAGATCTATAA
- a CDS encoding extracellular solute-binding protein — translation MKHKLRKSSSIILASLLAVAMVGCSSSNNSSASTTKTDASDPAWKEAQTTPFGAYPETVTYSVGQVATSYSALAGTPYEKDNATNNVWTRYFKDKLNIQNTTSFESNDGTDYSQKVSMAIVSGEIPDLMVVPDYATLQQLYENDLIADLTEVYENTASDRIKEIYDSYGGRVLDSAKFDGKLMAIPTTEISHGPGILWLRKDWMDKLGLAEPKSMADVENIIKQFVEKDPGGNGAGKTLGLVVDNENVAGVSGGQFSFNNIFSLYGAYPKQWIDDGSGKAVYGSVQPEMKPALTKLAEMYNNNLIDRQFAVRTGDDRKALLTSGKSGSFMDNWWGSWTVADTLKLNPKAEWISYVAPQSEDGSLTMFTGNPSSSYLVVRKGFEYPELAAKLVSVQYDYQRYQEKDAKALKEFEDYKSMNVGGSPLAINIDYYDAFYRNVDIMKEAIETGDTSKLISNEDLNAYNSYKKFLDSKKNGETPDSNAWAGYTSSITTASLVKASNIKEVNPLFFGSTSSMTLKWPTLTKMELEMYLKIITGEQTPDAFDKFVDSWNKTGGEVITKEVNEAIATK, via the coding sequence ATGAAACATAAATTGAGAAAATCAAGCTCTATAATACTAGCATCACTATTAGCTGTTGCTATGGTAGGTTGTTCGAGTTCTAATAATTCTTCAGCATCTACCACCAAGACAGATGCGAGTGATCCTGCATGGAAAGAAGCACAGACGACTCCGTTTGGCGCATATCCAGAAACGGTTACTTATTCTGTTGGACAAGTGGCAACGAGCTATTCAGCACTTGCAGGAACACCTTATGAGAAAGATAATGCCACAAACAATGTGTGGACAAGATATTTCAAGGATAAGCTGAACATTCAAAATACGACCTCGTTTGAATCCAACGATGGTACAGACTATAGTCAAAAAGTTTCGATGGCGATTGTAAGCGGTGAAATCCCAGATCTTATGGTAGTTCCTGACTACGCGACATTGCAACAGCTTTATGAGAACGATCTGATCGCAGATCTGACGGAAGTTTATGAGAATACAGCCAGCGATCGAATTAAGGAAATTTATGATTCCTACGGTGGACGTGTTCTGGATAGTGCAAAGTTCGATGGTAAGCTGATGGCTATACCAACTACTGAAATTTCACATGGTCCTGGTATTCTCTGGCTTCGCAAAGACTGGATGGACAAATTGGGCCTTGCTGAGCCGAAGTCAATGGCTGATGTCGAGAACATTATTAAGCAATTTGTAGAAAAAGATCCAGGTGGTAACGGAGCGGGCAAAACGCTAGGTCTTGTTGTTGATAATGAAAACGTTGCCGGTGTTTCTGGTGGACAATTCTCATTTAATAATATCTTTTCGCTATATGGTGCGTATCCAAAACAGTGGATTGATGATGGAAGTGGAAAGGCTGTATACGGATCTGTTCAACCAGAGATGAAGCCTGCACTGACCAAGTTGGCAGAAATGTACAATAATAACTTGATTGATCGTCAGTTTGCAGTACGTACTGGTGATGACCGCAAGGCGCTACTTACAAGTGGAAAAAGTGGTTCATTCATGGATAACTGGTGGGGAAGCTGGACTGTGGCTGACACGCTTAAGCTAAATCCAAAAGCGGAATGGATATCTTATGTTGCTCCACAATCAGAAGATGGCTCGCTTACAATGTTCACTGGAAATCCTTCCAGCAGTTATTTGGTTGTTCGCAAAGGCTTTGAATATCCTGAACTTGCAGCCAAACTTGTGAGTGTTCAATATGACTATCAGCGTTACCAAGAAAAAGATGCAAAAGCTTTGAAAGAATTTGAAGATTATAAGAGCATGAATGTTGGCGGATCTCCGCTCGCCATTAATATCGATTATTATGACGCTTTCTATCGTAATGTTGACATCATGAAAGAAGCAATAGAGACAGGCGATACCAGTAAATTAATTAGCAATGAGGATTTAAATGCTTATAACTCCTATAAGAAATTTCTTGATAGTAAGAAGAATGGAGAAACACCAGACTCTAATGCATGGGCTGGATATACTTCTAGTATTACGACAGCTAGTTTGGTGAAAGCCTCCAATATTAAAGAAGTGAATCCATTATTCTTTGGAAGTACATCATCCATGACGTTGAAATGGCCGACACTTACTAAAATGGAACTTGAAATGTACTTGAAGATCATTACAGGTGAACAAACACCTGACGCATTTGATAAGTTTGTAGATAGCTGGAATAAAACCGGCGGGGAAGTAATTACTAAGGAAGTTAACGAAGCGATAGCAACCAAATGA
- a CDS encoding DUF6492 family protein: MPSPNKVRIRHAVTIDVLIPAIEKDLATLPYVIDAVRTHVKHPIGRILIVAPKKTRILDFCRKKGCTFVDENTVLPITKKDIHYRSRTWERSGWLFQQLLKLNGDKLCTADYFLVIDADTVLIAPHRFREKGKTIFYSRNWSQPQYFTTYKKLMGKKAASASSFVTHYMLFERSQLTQMKREIEAKHQKPWYSAIIHSMNRTKQFAFSEFETYGNYLYSKDRGGMKIQKARNKGLHMNAGQLSKQKLNELAEKYRSLSFHKRKGYVRTTSSKSSAGGR; encoded by the coding sequence ATGCCCTCGCCCAATAAGGTCCGTATAAGACATGCCGTTACCATAGATGTACTGATTCCGGCTATCGAGAAAGATTTGGCTACACTCCCCTATGTTATTGACGCTGTCCGAACACATGTTAAGCATCCGATAGGTCGAATTCTGATTGTTGCTCCAAAAAAGACACGAATACTGGATTTCTGCCGTAAAAAGGGCTGCACCTTTGTTGATGAGAATACGGTCCTCCCGATTACGAAAAAAGATATTCATTACCGTTCGCGCACATGGGAACGTTCTGGTTGGTTGTTCCAGCAATTGTTGAAGCTGAATGGTGACAAGCTGTGTACGGCTGACTATTTTTTAGTCATCGATGCAGATACGGTCTTAATCGCGCCTCATCGGTTCCGTGAGAAGGGAAAGACGATTTTTTACAGCCGCAATTGGAGTCAGCCTCAGTACTTTACAACCTATAAGAAGCTAATGGGTAAGAAGGCCGCATCTGCTTCCTCTTTTGTGACGCATTATATGCTGTTTGAACGCAGTCAATTGACTCAAATGAAAAGAGAAATTGAAGCAAAGCATCAGAAGCCTTGGTATTCGGCGATTATACACAGTATGAACCGCACTAAGCAATTTGCTTTCTCAGAATTCGAAACTTATGGGAATTACCTGTATTCGAAGGATCGTGGAGGGATGAAGATCCAAAAAGCTCGCAATAAAGGCCTCCATATGAATGCAGGTCAGCTGTCCAAGCAGAAGCTGAATGAGCTGGCGGAAAAATATAGATCGTTGTCTTTTCATAAACGGAAGGGGTATGTGAGAACAACAAGTAGTAAGTCTAGCGCAGGGGGGCGATAG
- a CDS encoding response regulator, with protein MLSILVVDDHKEEREGIAFLIKELGFPLQLHVAENGRKALEYLSTHSIDILFTDVRMPIMDGLQLTKEALKLYPKLKVILFSGFAEFEYAKTALSLGVSEYLLKPVNIEAFQTTLEKVIQELKNQQQKEEAAQRKQSYVKKHILFSLVNGIGSSPPLQELSIELPSHYNKMLLLEFDKPFFESVDSEFEEFVLGLVDTSADYLNLNGCQSLLLFPEQESPSSLFDNNSAIRLHNCILNKYEVNCYLAMKEEVTSIQDLGSLLASLEELMEYRFFLPDTFIFNTQNDFHFSETLYPDLTDSHLLDQIRNNLKDQDVFSLRANTEILYQKYVHQVQYSHLYVKYMFSTIYQEIMTQAAPISEMELQTAVETIYGSEDLRDIKDIIFEGIARIDQNSTNQEPTQNRDVDAVKQYIEQYYADDLSLEMLAAKVYLSPHYLSSIFKKQTGCGLNKYIKNVRMQNAKELLTNTHLKISNICTAVGYRNISYFCQNFRDFYGYTPEKYRQYNQKSSVYREEKYATLADT; from the coding sequence ATGTTATCCATATTAGTGGTGGATGATCATAAGGAGGAGCGAGAGGGAATTGCTTTCCTCATTAAGGAGCTTGGCTTCCCCCTCCAATTGCATGTCGCAGAAAACGGTCGTAAAGCACTTGAATATTTAAGCACACACTCAATCGATATTCTCTTTACCGATGTAAGGATGCCTATAATGGATGGATTGCAGCTAACAAAGGAAGCATTAAAGCTATACCCCAAATTAAAAGTGATTTTATTCAGTGGATTCGCCGAATTTGAGTATGCCAAAACAGCCCTTTCCCTAGGCGTATCCGAGTATCTTTTGAAACCGGTTAACATAGAAGCCTTCCAGACTACTTTAGAAAAAGTTATTCAGGAATTAAAGAACCAGCAGCAAAAAGAAGAAGCGGCACAAAGAAAGCAAAGCTATGTGAAAAAACATATACTCTTCTCTCTAGTCAACGGCATCGGAAGCTCTCCCCCTCTTCAAGAGCTGTCTATTGAATTACCCAGCCATTACAATAAAATGCTGTTGTTAGAGTTTGATAAGCCTTTCTTTGAATCTGTGGATTCGGAATTCGAAGAATTTGTGCTTGGTTTAGTAGACACGTCTGCTGATTACTTGAATCTAAACGGATGTCAAAGTCTACTACTGTTTCCCGAGCAAGAGTCCCCTTCTTCCCTGTTTGATAATAATTCAGCAATACGCCTGCATAATTGCATCCTTAATAAATATGAAGTGAATTGTTATCTCGCTATGAAAGAGGAAGTAACTTCGATACAAGATTTAGGTTCACTCTTAGCTTCATTAGAAGAATTGATGGAATATCGTTTTTTTCTCCCAGATACCTTTATATTCAATACGCAAAATGACTTCCATTTTTCTGAGACCCTGTATCCAGACCTTACAGATAGCCATCTACTGGATCAGATTCGAAATAATCTGAAGGATCAAGATGTTTTTAGCTTACGGGCAAACACTGAGATCTTATATCAAAAATACGTACATCAAGTACAGTATTCACATTTGTATGTAAAGTATATGTTCTCCACCATCTATCAGGAAATCATGACACAAGCTGCACCTATATCAGAAATGGAGCTGCAGACTGCCGTCGAGACCATATATGGATCAGAAGATTTGCGGGATATCAAAGATATCATATTTGAGGGTATCGCTCGGATTGATCAGAATTCCACAAACCAGGAGCCTACTCAGAACCGTGATGTTGATGCCGTCAAACAATATATTGAACAATATTATGCAGATGATCTAAGTTTGGAAATGCTTGCTGCTAAAGTGTATTTGTCTCCACATTATCTTAGCTCCATATTCAAGAAGCAGACAGGCTGTGGGCTTAATAAATATATTAAGAATGTCCGCATGCAAAACGCAAAAGAGCTGTTAACTAATACGCATCTAAAAATATCAAACATTTGCACCGCAGTGGGCTATCGCAATATTTCGTACTTCTGCCAAAATTTCAGGGATTTCTATGGGTACACACCAGAAAAATATAGACAGTATAATCAGAAATCCTCTGTATATCGGGAGGAGAAATATGCAACTTTGGCGGACACTTAA
- a CDS encoding carbohydrate ABC transporter permease, whose translation MYASNIKGRIADVIIWVFVLAFALSCLIPLVNLVAISFSDNAAASANLVSIFPVNPTFSSYEKLLSDSQFWRSFMISVERVVLGLLVNMVLMILTAYPLSKSSRVFTGQKIYMNLVIFAMLFSGGLIPTFMVVKELNLLDSIWSLILPGAVPIGNVILLMNAFRAVPKSLEEAANIDGASQWRILGTIYLPIVLPTLATVTLFTIVGHWNDYFGALVYINKTANYPLQTYIQQLSVEVQNITDPEKLLELAKVSNKTLNAAKIVVSTLPLLLIYPFMQKYFVSGIVVGSVKE comes from the coding sequence ATTTACGCATCTAACATCAAGGGTCGTATTGCAGATGTTATTATCTGGGTATTTGTTCTAGCGTTTGCCTTGTCCTGTCTTATACCGTTAGTCAATTTAGTAGCCATCTCTTTCAGCGACAATGCGGCGGCTTCCGCAAATCTTGTAAGTATATTCCCGGTTAATCCGACATTTAGCTCCTATGAAAAATTATTGTCTGACAGCCAGTTTTGGCGTTCATTCATGATCTCTGTAGAACGGGTAGTGTTAGGTCTGCTTGTGAATATGGTACTGATGATTCTTACAGCCTATCCATTGTCTAAAAGTTCACGAGTATTCACGGGACAGAAGATTTATATGAATCTTGTTATCTTCGCAATGTTATTCTCAGGCGGATTGATTCCAACCTTTATGGTAGTCAAAGAGCTTAATCTTTTAGACTCTATCTGGTCATTGATCTTGCCGGGTGCAGTACCGATAGGGAATGTTATTTTGCTGATGAATGCATTCCGCGCTGTACCGAAATCTCTAGAGGAAGCTGCGAATATAGATGGAGCTTCACAGTGGAGAATACTAGGTACAATTTATCTTCCGATAGTATTGCCTACGCTCGCGACCGTTACACTCTTTACCATTGTGGGCCATTGGAATGATTACTTTGGTGCCCTGGTTTATATTAATAAGACGGCGAATTATCCATTGCAAACCTATATCCAACAGCTAAGCGTTGAGGTTCAGAACATTACAGATCCTGAAAAATTATTGGAATTAGCAAAAGTTTCGAATAAGACTTTGAACGCTGCTAAAATCGTGGTTTCTACGCTGCCATTGTTGTTGATTTATCCGTTTATGCAAAAGTATTTCGTATCAGGGATTGTCGTTGGTTCGGTTAAAGAATAA
- a CDS encoding sugar phosphate nucleotidyltransferase, whose amino-acid sequence MQIVLLSGGSGKRLWPLSNEIRSKAFLRLLPTENGGMESMIERVCRGLDEAGLLDSSCIVTHRSQVEITRKSVGGQIDLLAEPQKRGTFTAVALAASYLHSVKKIDLEEIVVVIPVDSYVEASFFRQLQQFPSVLSESQADIALIGVTPEFPSTQFGYILPSEGSGGTSFLNVKQFAEKPDELTAAEFISSGGLWNCGVFSCSLGYLLSSMVERKLSVDYMELLERYDEFPERSFDYEVLERTRRAVVIPYRGIWADIGSWDALTPHLQEKVIGRGSISEDSKGTYLVNELSCPVHVIGAPGLIVAAGADGILVAGIEQAKRIKQKLEGHAAKPMVEEKRWGSSRILDFSRTAAGIEVTTSKITMLAGKHTSYHFHRHTKEIWSFLSGNGEYRMNGVLHGVAAGDTVTVPAGARHGLRAITALELIIIELVASPDVGDYVRVSADWEGEESVLDKL is encoded by the coding sequence TTGCAGATCGTACTCCTTTCAGGGGGATCAGGAAAGAGGCTGTGGCCGCTCTCGAACGAGATCAGGTCAAAGGCATTTTTAAGACTGCTTCCAACAGAAAATGGCGGCATGGAGTCGATGATCGAGCGAGTGTGCAGAGGGCTGGATGAGGCAGGACTGCTGGACTCAAGCTGCATTGTGACCCATCGCAGTCAGGTGGAGATTACCCGCAAGTCTGTTGGCGGTCAGATTGACTTACTGGCGGAGCCACAGAAGCGGGGAACTTTTACTGCGGTTGCGCTGGCAGCGAGTTATTTGCATTCTGTGAAGAAAATAGACCTAGAAGAGATCGTAGTGGTCATTCCGGTCGATTCATATGTGGAGGCTTCTTTTTTCAGACAGCTTCAGCAGTTTCCCAGCGTGTTGTCCGAATCACAAGCGGATATTGCCCTGATCGGTGTTACGCCTGAATTCCCATCCACACAGTTCGGATATATTTTACCGAGTGAAGGTTCAGGCGGTACGTCCTTTTTAAATGTGAAGCAGTTTGCAGAGAAACCAGATGAACTGACGGCGGCCGAGTTCATTTCCAGTGGAGGACTGTGGAACTGTGGAGTATTCTCCTGCTCATTAGGATACTTGCTTTCAAGTATGGTGGAACGGAAGCTTTCGGTGGATTACATGGAGTTATTGGAGCGTTATGACGAATTTCCAGAACGAAGCTTTGACTATGAGGTGCTGGAACGTACGCGACGAGCGGTAGTTATTCCCTATAGAGGGATATGGGCGGATATTGGCAGTTGGGATGCGCTTACCCCTCATTTGCAGGAAAAAGTAATTGGTAGGGGGAGCATTTCTGAGGATTCAAAAGGAACTTATTTAGTGAACGAGCTCTCTTGTCCCGTACATGTCATCGGTGCCCCAGGTTTGATTGTGGCGGCGGGTGCGGATGGTATTTTAGTTGCTGGGATCGAGCAGGCGAAACGGATTAAGCAGAAGCTGGAGGGTCATGCCGCGAAGCCGATGGTTGAAGAAAAGCGGTGGGGGAGCTCACGCATTCTGGATTTCTCACGAACAGCAGCAGGCATTGAGGTTACGACTTCCAAAATCACCATGCTAGCAGGGAAGCACACCAGCTATCATTTTCACAGGCACACCAAAGAAATATGGTCTTTTCTTTCCGGGAATGGAGAGTACCGTATGAACGGCGTTCTTCATGGGGTTGCAGCCGGAGACACGGTTACGGTACCTGCCGGTGCAAGACATGGTTTGCGGGCAATTACAGCGCTCGAATTGATCATCATTGAACTGGTGGCATCTCCTGATGTGGGGGATTATGTGCGTGTTTCTGCCGACTGGGAGGGGGAGGAAAGCGTCCTTGATAAGTTGTAA